A portion of the Hoplias malabaricus isolate fHopMal1 chromosome 1, fHopMal1.hap1, whole genome shotgun sequence genome contains these proteins:
- the LOC136709639 gene encoding enhancer of rudimentary homolog: MSHTILLVQPTKRPEGRTYADYESVNECMEGVCKMYEEHLKRMNPNSPSITYDISQLFDFIDDLADLSCLVYRADTQTYQPNNKDWIKEKIYVLLRRQAQQAGK, encoded by the exons ATG TCCCATACAATTCTGCTGGTTCAGCCTACAAAGAGGCCAGAAGGAAGAACGTATGCTGATTATGAATCAGTTAATGAATGTATGGAAG gagtgtgtaaaatgtatGAAGAACACCTGAAGAGAATGAATCCCAACAGTCCGTCAATCACATATGACATCAGTCAGCTGTTTGACTTCATCGATGACCTAGCAGATCTAAGCTGTTTGGT GTACCGTGCAGACACACAGACGTATCAGCCCAACAACAAAGACTGGATCAAAGAGAAAATTTACGTTTTGTTACGTCGACAAGCTCAGCAGGCGGGGAAATAA
- the si:ch211-168d23.3 gene encoding BRD4-interacting chromatin-remodeling complex-associated protein produces MEDEDGTCLLDVLCDPQALNDFLHGTKELLSGDLLINSSSGEPSLFTDTPSPVSLLADDAGSQDTPTSGCVDLSFLDEALLASPDGEDDSEEPHDTPEDQAEVLQQQQEEEEEEEEEETCDILQQSLQEADITEHTLALEAGLAPPGEALSLYTSDMPLSSQAYLSKPLNISGVATLPRDTQVAVEPPQPSLLAVGPGCPSLKPAAPQLMGLLPGNVFPAPSSETSFSLSSAQASSMIIQKSLPGLAGRQLLTPIRTTAAPEIILQRTPLPIQPKLPVNIQPRLVQISPKPSGQKSTTGLTFIPPPASQNILLSSPMTSKQPSPSQPAPTLNKPVSLQLVNQGGSFVIQPQGLFQGQSHFLLPSQSPVTMAQSASTARPLLTTVSNQMPSGAPPAGHLVDGSQIVTVRPRQLNFSPVFATPNGQLTLRQGTLLSGPLQLQSAPPTVFQMPAQLTGAYTPHAQGQHGAVVHSPALGSQITLINSPNVLTPDMTSISIVNGPSVVQSLPFVSQGHRLMAGTQDEQLSLPQAPVLLLPERPATDKTDVTEQLHSILQRNRMSPTVSIQPPIAEIHAQSSPAVSLLQEPPESTHTTEPVTSLSKHLGIQPENQPCVEEVHNPQKQAFINHPQQQEVSVSTEPLPETLLVDSHISPEASETETSPIALAVCSQSDALSVLSECGGMPTPAHSGSEHSDMLSSPPILQCTGSTPSTTFPTPPLSDRQPMASTAFVALSANPPGQEESVMSLSPSSAPEKTYLSEQQPFSISASTGLTGALESGLSGVQQHVMQSKFRAPGVVIESELVSPDLQESHEVMSSQGTQIQPSLQAQIPVSSFNMMGKERLTPAMRQHRFKQQICLDHNAVLNPNTRSQFISLEDAVRHLLPYHSCSRALPSQADLLTVDLQFENVSGLLLNRTTDMLNKYRKLLLAESQQESPSAEMVMLERLFLQSERFLLGEERRRARGDPESFLMSLRKASLQRSLVPSGQTETSGSPPSPPAWALHSDRPPGLKTYRSRSRGALRLTIKHESGSRKVIHHSACDTPHTLSSHKRSFSGQLTNGGDNQENQNSNKPLLPSPPETSCETAVEQAVGSCHMETSRTAYDVQDHPHSIDKPEQTAGCPEGLLPELCAPELKRTKLDSSDTLCPGSSPLVEDSGLSEHLQSAIDSILELQRLQGPAAGVKPKLQQSHSLDQAVSCMLEGEL; encoded by the exons ATGGAGGATGAAGATGGGACATGTTTACTTGATGTCTTGTG tgaTCCACAAGCTCTGAATGACTTCCTTCATGGGACAAAAGAG CTGCTGAGTGGAGACCTGCTCATTAATTCTTCCTCTGGGGAGCCTTCGCTGTTCACAGACACCCCG AGCCCTGTATCTTTGTTGGCAGATGATGCTGGTTCAcaagacacacctacctcgggCTGTGTGGACCTCTCCTTCCTGGATGAGGCCTTGCTGGCGTCGCCAGATGGAGAAGATGATTCAGAGGAGCCTCATGACACCCCAGAAGACCAGGcagaggtgctgcagcagcagcaggaagaggaggaggaggaggaggaagaggagaccTGTGATATCCTGCAACAAAGTCTTCAGGAGGCTGACATCACTGAGCATACATTGGCTTTAGAGGCAGGTCTTGCTCCACCAGGAGAAGCTCTCTCACTCTACACATCTGATATGCCCCTTTCGTCACAGGCATATCTGTCCAAACCACTGAACATCTCTGGTGTGGCTACTTTGCCAAGGGACACACAGGTCGCAGTGGAGCCTCCTCAGCCATCCCTGTTAGCTGTAGGACCAGGTTGTCCATCGCTCAAACCTGCAGCACCCCAGTTAATGGGACTGCTACCTGGGAATGTATTCCCTGCACCTTCTTCTGAGACTTCCTTCTCCCTGAGTTCTGCACAGGCCTCCAGCATGATCATCCAGAAATCCCTACCAGGCCTTGCTGGCCGTCAGCTGTTGACGCCTATAAGGACTACAGCAGCTCCAGAGATCATACTGCAAAGGACTCCTTTGCCTATTCAGCCCAAGCTGCCAGTGAACATCCAGCCTAGGTTAGTGCAAATCAGCCCTAAGCCTTCAGGGCAGAAATCAACCACAGGACTTACTTTTATTCCACCACCTGCATCACAGAACATCCTTTTGTCTTCTCCCATGACCTCCAAACAACCTTCGCCTTCACAACCTGCCCCTACACTCAACAAACCTGTCAGCCTCCAGCTAGTCAACCAAGGAGGCTCCTTTGTCATTCAGCCCCAAGGCCTCTTTCAGGGCCAAAGCCACTTCCTCCTGCCCAGCCAAAGCCCTGTAACCATGGCCCAGTCTGCAAGCACTGCTAGACCACTTCTCACCACCGTAAGCAATCAAATGCCAAGCGGAGCCCCTCCAGCAGGGCACCTTGTTGACGGCTCACAGATTGTGACAGTACGCCCCAGGCAACTGAATTTCAGCCCTGTATTTGCAACTCCAAATGGGCAGCTCACGCTCAGACAAGGAACCCTCTTGTCAGGGCCATTGCAGCTTCAGTCGGCACCCCCTACCGTCTTCCAGATGCCAGCACAGTTAACAGGGGCCTACACTCCTCATGCACAGGGGCAGCATGGTGCTGTGGTCCACAGTCCTGCCTTAGGGAGCCAGATCACCTTGATCAATAGCCCAAATGTTCTTACCCCTGATATGACTTCCATATCAATAGTGAATGGCCCATCAGTAGTGCAAAGCCTGCCATTTGTGTCGCAGGGGCATAGACTTATGGCAGGAACTCAAGATGAGCAGCTAAGTCTTCCACAGGCCCCAGTGCTTCTCCTGCCTGAAAGACCAGCAACAGATAAGACTGATGTGACCGAGCAGCTCCACAGCATTTTACAA CGGAACAGAATGTCTCCTACAGTTTCAATACAACCTCCCATTGCTGAAATACACGCACAGTCTTCTCCAGCAGTCTCTCTACTGCAAGAACCACCAGAGAGCACACATACCACAGAGCCTGTCACATCTTTATCTAAGCATCTGGGCATCCAACCAGAAAACCAACCATGTGTTGAAGAAGTCCATAACCCTCAGAAACAAGCCTTTATAAATCATCCCCAGCAG CAAGAAGTTTCTGTTTCTACCGAGCCCTTGCCTGAGACACTtctggtggacagtcacatctCTCCTGAAGCCAGCGAGACAGAAACTTCTCCCATCGCCCTGGCTGTCTGCAGCCAGTCCGATGCCCTCTCTGTACTGTCTGAGTGTGGTGGGATGCCCACCCCAGCACATTCTGGTTCAGAACACAGTGACATGCTGTCCTCACCACCCATTCTCCAGTGTACTGGAAGCACTCCTTCCACCACGTTCCCTACACCTCCACTCTCAGACAGACAACCCATGGCCTCCACTGCTTTTGTGGCTCTCAGTGCAAACCCTCCAGGGCAAGAGGAATCTGTGATGTCCCTGAGCCCGTCTTCTGCACCAGAAAAAACATACCTGTCTGAGCAACAGCCTTTTTCCATCTCTGCTTCTACTGGTCTAACTGGAGCCCTGGAGTCTGGCCTGAGTGGAGTCCAGCAGCATGTGATGCAAAGCA AATTCAGAGCTCCAGGTGTGGTAATTGAAAGTGAACTTGTCTCACCAGACCTACAGGAAAGCCATGAGGTCATGTCATCACAAGGCACACAGATACAGCCTTCCCTCCAGGCTCAGATTCCA GTGTCTTCTTTCAACATGATGGGGAAAGAAAGACTGACCCCAGCAATGCGGCAGCACAG ATTTAAGCAACAGATTTGCTTGGACCACAATGCTGTTCTCAATCCGAACACTCGTTCACAATTCATTTCACTGGAGGATGCTGTGAGACACCTGTTGCCCTACCATTCCTGCTCCAGAGCCTTACCCAGCCAAGCTGATCTACTAACAG TGGACTTGCAGTTTGAGAATGTATCAGGACTGCTGCTGAATCGTACCACAGACATGTTGAACAAGTACAGAAAACTCCTACTGGCAGAGTCCCAG CAGGAGAGTCCCTCAGCAGAGATGGTGATGCTGGAGCGATTGTTTTTGCAGTCAGAGAGATTTTTACTGGGGGAGGAGAGACGCAGGGCCAGGGGAGATCCAG AGTCGTTCCTGATGTCACTGCGTAAAGCTTCACTGCAGCGCAGCCTGGTGCCCTCTGGTCAAACAGAAACTTCAGGCAGTCCCCCCTCTCCTCCTGCCTGGGCTCTACACTCGGACAGACCCCCGGGCCTGAAGACGTATCGTTCCAGGAGCAGGGGAGCGCTCCGCCTCACCATAAAACATGAGTCAGGATCTCGCAAAGTCATCCACCACTCAGCCTGCGACACTCCACATACTCTCTCCAGCCACAAGCGGAGCTTCAGTGGTCAGCTCACCAATGGAGGAGACAACCAGGAGAATCAGAACTCCAATAAACCTCTGTTACCCAGTCCCCCAGAGACCAGCTGTGAGACAGCTGTGGAACAAGCAGTGGGCAGCTGTCACATGGAGACTAGCAGGACAGCTTATGATGTGCAGGACCACCCACATTCCATAGATAAACCAGAGCAAACAGCTGGGTGTCCAGAGGGTTTGCTTCCAGAGTTGTGCGCTCCAGAGCTCAAACGGACAAAGCTGGACTCTTCGGACACACTGTGCCCAGGTTCGTCTCCTCTGGTGGAGGACAGTGGGCTTAGTGAGCACCTGCAGAGTGCCATAGACAGCATCCTGGAACTGCAGCGGCTACAAGGGCCAGCAGCTGGGGTCAAACCCAAACTACAGCAGAGCCACTCACTGGACCAAGCCGTCAGCTGCATGCTGGAGGGAGAGCTGTAA